The Mustelus asterias chromosome 18, sMusAst1.hap1.1, whole genome shotgun sequence genome has a window encoding:
- the ston2 gene encoding stonin-2 isoform X3 — protein MLVIDITQGSRGPPPSEGSWTTHSEEPSNLSLARSDTDLHSTDTDDLYTNSISRSESPDTGSLYHHNGTSMETMNRHPDNMQLNGCRMSTARFSTWVTFDDDPDLVSPLQSPPLKQGVSHNCKTETNKTFHGPQTGIEKTASKNNLVDFSAEEKDDVFALTSPTINPFSPVRTTNPFLDEALRDVQPSPINPFRAFFDQNEKSALVNSSAKPSQIFQQQNVSDPSFSDAHLDCQRDSLMSSSHSPDPMSPCFGGNLNDQRNSVVFRNSTDLAPPFPAVNINDQRDSVFINSPNPMSSFSDVKISNQRESIIFSNTEDLISQFSNLKTSNQRNSVFMNSADMISQFPAADVKINSQRDSIMSLGLSPDISFSSSHINGQRNSVMFGNTLNPTFTDDSMNYNPHLEALTQLKQIQVLDPDQLDSPTLPDDPLQSPETDGCTFNHLQLKDGWPMMLRIPEKKNIMSSRHWGPIYVKMLDNACLQLFYEKGLEKPFREVQLLPSHELSELKLQNFDENGKIHTIRIDQVLYKEKRKYHPMLTVVQAPVRVQVMKLGTTSYEDYVSFVTTVQDILMKLPSARDICANYFEEEITVEVQDEFRGLVAKGENKLIQHSVVTHVSVLAFVSGMPDCRIGFNDVQMKGNEVVSRHDIIPTTTTKWIKMSDCQFHKCVAVDEFKDSRLIKFLPLDGHKFELMRFRTTFGEKTLPFSLKTLATVKGAEVELQSWLVMSSGFVTNQDQFAAIPCENVMIRYPVPTDWVKNFRREGVLREKSLKARVNRSASFGSTSVSGSEPVMRVTLGSAKYEHAFKAIVWRINRLPDKNSASGHPHSFYCHLELGSDREVPVSFVHYVDVEFDMPSASASKAAVRSIAVGNKSDVRKWVVYKAHYGYQVEMEQKKVRAPNVDSMETDHPDQCIQQ, from the exons ATACTGGTTCTTTATATCATCACAATGGAACTAGCATGGAAACAATGAACAGACATCCAGATAACATGCAGCTGAATGGGTGCAGAATGTCAACAGCACGCTTTTCAACCTGGGTGACATTTGATGATGATCCGGATCTTGTTTCACCATTACaatcccctcctttaaaacagggaGTTTCTCATAATTGTAAAACTGAAACGAACAAGACTTTCCATGGGCCTCAAACTGGCATTGAAAAAACAGCATCAAAAAATAATTTGGTGGATTTTTCTGCTGAAGAGAAGGATGATGTGTTTGCATTAACTAGCCCTACAATAAACCCCTTTTCACCAGTCCGCACTACTAACCCTTTCTTGGATGAAGCTCTGCGTGATGTCCAGCCATCACCAATCAATCCATTTCGCGCCTTCTTTGACCAAAATGAGAAGTCTGCCTTGGTGAATTCATCGGCAAAGCCATCTCAGATCTTTCAACAGCAAAATGTATCTGACCCTTCATTTTCTGATGCGCATCTCGATTGTCAAAGGGATTCTCTTATGTCATCCAGTCATTCTCCTGATCCGATGTCCCCATGTTTTGGTGGAAACCTAAATGATCAGAGGAATTCAGTTGTGTTCAGAAATTCTACAGATCTGGCCCCTCCTTTTCCTGCTGTAAACATTAATGATCAGAGGGATTCTGTTTTCATTAATTCACCAAATCCAATGTCCTCATTTTCAGATGTAAAAATCAGCAATCAAAGGGAATCTATTATATTCAGTAATACTGAGGATCTGATTTCCCAATTTTCTAATCTAAAAACCAGTAATCAGAGGAATTCTGTTTTCATGAATTCTGCAGATATGATCTCTCAATTTCCTGCTGCTGATGTAAAAATCAATAGTCAAAGAGATTCTATAATGTCACTTGGTCTTTCTCCGGACATTTCGTTTTCCAGTTCTCACATCAATGGACAAAGGAATTCTGTTATGTTTGGTAATACTTTAAATCCCACATTTACAGATGATTCAATGAACTACAACCCTCATCTTGAAGCTCTAACTCAACTTAAGCAAATCCAGGTCTTGGATCCAGATCAACTTGACAGCCCTACCTTACCCGATGATCCCTTGCAATCTCCAGAGACAGACGGCTGCACATTTAATCACCTGCAGCTTAAAGATGGCTGGCCAATGATGCTGAGAATACCTGAGAAGAAGAACATTATGTCATCAAGACACTGGGGACCTATATATGTCAAAATGCTAGATAATGCATGTTTACAACTATTTTATGAAAAGGGTCTTGAAAAACCTTTCCGGGAAGTCCAACTTCTGCCCTCCCATGAGTTGTCTGAACTCAAACTTCAGAACTTTGATGAAAATGGGAAAATACACACTATAAGAATAGATCAAGTATTGTACAAGGAAAAACGGAAATACCATCCCATGCTAACAGTAGTACAAGCACCAGTAAGGGTGCAGGTGATGAAACTGGGCACCACAAGTTATGAAGATTATGTAAGTTTTGTGACTACAGTTCAGGATATACTAATGAAGTTACCAAGTGCCAGAGACATTTGTGCCAATTACTTTGAAGAAGAGATAACAGTGGAAGTACAGGACGAATTTAGAGGTCTTGTGGCCAAAGGAGAAAACaagctgatccagcactctgtggtCACTCATGTCAGTGTTTTGGCTTTTGTGTCTGGGATGCCAGATTGCAGGATAGGCTTCAATGATGTTCAGATGAAGGGAAATGAAGTGGTGTCAAGGCATGACATTATTCCCACAACCACAACTAAGTGGATTAAAATGAGTGACTGTCAATTCCACAAATGTGTGGCTGTTGATGAATTCAAAGATTCCAGATTAATTAAGTTTTTACCATTAGATGGTCATAAGTTTGAATTAATGCGTTTCAGGACTACCTTTGGTGAAAAGACACTTCCTTTCTCCCTTAAAACCTTAGCTACTGTTAAAGGTGCTGAAGTGGAACTTCAGTCTTGGTTGGTGATGTCTTCAGGGTTTGTGACCAATCAGGATCAATTTGCGGCAATACCTTGTGAAAATGTGATGATTCGGTATCCAGTGCCGACGGATTGGGTGAAGAACTTTCGACGAGAAGGTGTCTTGCGAGAGAAATCTCTGAAAGCCAGAGTGAATAGGAGTGCCAGCTTTGGTAGTACAAGTGTGTCTGGCTCGGAGCCTGTAATGAGAGTAACATTGGGAAGTGCCAAATATGAACATGCCTTTAAGGCTATTGTATGGAGAATCAACAGGCTCCCAGATAAAAATTCAG CTTCAGGCCATCCACATTCTTTTTACTGCCACCTTGAACTAGGATCTGACCGGGAAGTGCCTGTTAGTTTTGTCCACTATGTGGATGTGGAATTCGACATGCCGAGTGCTTCAGCGTCCAAAGCAGCAGTTAGATCAATTGCAGTGGGAAATAAGAGTGATGTGAGAAAATGGGTTGTTTACAAAGCTCACTACGGTTATCAG GTGGAAATGGAACAGAAAAAAGTTCGGGCTCCAAATGTGGATAGTATGGAAACTGATCATCCAGACCAGTGCATCCAGCAGTGA
- the ston2 gene encoding stonin-2 isoform X4, which produces METMNRHPDNMQLNGCRMSTARFSTWVTFDDDPDLVSPLQSPPLKQGVSHNCKTETNKTFHGPQTGIEKTASKNNLVDFSAEEKDDVFALTSPTINPFSPVRTTNPFLDEALRDVQPSPINPFRAFFDQNEKSALVNSSAKPSQIFQQQNVSDPSFSDAHLDCQRDSLMSSSHSPDPMSPCFGGNLNDQRNSVVFRNSTDLAPPFPAVNINDQRDSVFINSPNPMSSFSDVKISNQRESIIFSNTEDLISQFSNLKTSNQRNSVFMNSADMISQFPAADVKINSQRDSIMSLGLSPDISFSSSHINGQRNSVMFGNTLNPTFTDDSMNYNPHLEALTQLKQIQVLDPDQLDSPTLPDDPLQSPETDGCTFNHLQLKDGWPMMLRIPEKKNIMSSRHWGPIYVKMLDNACLQLFYEKGLEKPFREVQLLPSHELSELKLQNFDENGKIHTIRIDQVLYKEKRKYHPMLTVVQAPVRVQVMKLGTTSYEDYVSFVTTVQDILMKLPSARDICANYFEEEITVEVQDEFRGLVAKGENKLIQHSVVTHVSVLAFVSGMPDCRIGFNDVQMKGNEVVSRHDIIPTTTTKWIKMSDCQFHKCVAVDEFKDSRLIKFLPLDGHKFELMRFRTTFGEKTLPFSLKTLATVKGAEVELQSWLVMSSGFVTNQDQFAAIPCENVMIRYPVPTDWVKNFRREGVLREKSLKARVNRSASFGSTSVSGSEPVMRVTLGSAKYEHAFKAIVWRINRLPDKNSASGHPHSFYCHLELGSDREVPVSFVHYVDVEFDMPSASASKAAVRSIAVGNKSDVRKWVVYKAHYGYQVEMEQKKVRAPNVDSMETDHPDQCIQQ; this is translated from the exons ATGGAAACAATGAACAGACATCCAGATAACATGCAGCTGAATGGGTGCAGAATGTCAACAGCACGCTTTTCAACCTGGGTGACATTTGATGATGATCCGGATCTTGTTTCACCATTACaatcccctcctttaaaacagggaGTTTCTCATAATTGTAAAACTGAAACGAACAAGACTTTCCATGGGCCTCAAACTGGCATTGAAAAAACAGCATCAAAAAATAATTTGGTGGATTTTTCTGCTGAAGAGAAGGATGATGTGTTTGCATTAACTAGCCCTACAATAAACCCCTTTTCACCAGTCCGCACTACTAACCCTTTCTTGGATGAAGCTCTGCGTGATGTCCAGCCATCACCAATCAATCCATTTCGCGCCTTCTTTGACCAAAATGAGAAGTCTGCCTTGGTGAATTCATCGGCAAAGCCATCTCAGATCTTTCAACAGCAAAATGTATCTGACCCTTCATTTTCTGATGCGCATCTCGATTGTCAAAGGGATTCTCTTATGTCATCCAGTCATTCTCCTGATCCGATGTCCCCATGTTTTGGTGGAAACCTAAATGATCAGAGGAATTCAGTTGTGTTCAGAAATTCTACAGATCTGGCCCCTCCTTTTCCTGCTGTAAACATTAATGATCAGAGGGATTCTGTTTTCATTAATTCACCAAATCCAATGTCCTCATTTTCAGATGTAAAAATCAGCAATCAAAGGGAATCTATTATATTCAGTAATACTGAGGATCTGATTTCCCAATTTTCTAATCTAAAAACCAGTAATCAGAGGAATTCTGTTTTCATGAATTCTGCAGATATGATCTCTCAATTTCCTGCTGCTGATGTAAAAATCAATAGTCAAAGAGATTCTATAATGTCACTTGGTCTTTCTCCGGACATTTCGTTTTCCAGTTCTCACATCAATGGACAAAGGAATTCTGTTATGTTTGGTAATACTTTAAATCCCACATTTACAGATGATTCAATGAACTACAACCCTCATCTTGAAGCTCTAACTCAACTTAAGCAAATCCAGGTCTTGGATCCAGATCAACTTGACAGCCCTACCTTACCCGATGATCCCTTGCAATCTCCAGAGACAGACGGCTGCACATTTAATCACCTGCAGCTTAAAGATGGCTGGCCAATGATGCTGAGAATACCTGAGAAGAAGAACATTATGTCATCAAGACACTGGGGACCTATATATGTCAAAATGCTAGATAATGCATGTTTACAACTATTTTATGAAAAGGGTCTTGAAAAACCTTTCCGGGAAGTCCAACTTCTGCCCTCCCATGAGTTGTCTGAACTCAAACTTCAGAACTTTGATGAAAATGGGAAAATACACACTATAAGAATAGATCAAGTATTGTACAAGGAAAAACGGAAATACCATCCCATGCTAACAGTAGTACAAGCACCAGTAAGGGTGCAGGTGATGAAACTGGGCACCACAAGTTATGAAGATTATGTAAGTTTTGTGACTACAGTTCAGGATATACTAATGAAGTTACCAAGTGCCAGAGACATTTGTGCCAATTACTTTGAAGAAGAGATAACAGTGGAAGTACAGGACGAATTTAGAGGTCTTGTGGCCAAAGGAGAAAACaagctgatccagcactctgtggtCACTCATGTCAGTGTTTTGGCTTTTGTGTCTGGGATGCCAGATTGCAGGATAGGCTTCAATGATGTTCAGATGAAGGGAAATGAAGTGGTGTCAAGGCATGACATTATTCCCACAACCACAACTAAGTGGATTAAAATGAGTGACTGTCAATTCCACAAATGTGTGGCTGTTGATGAATTCAAAGATTCCAGATTAATTAAGTTTTTACCATTAGATGGTCATAAGTTTGAATTAATGCGTTTCAGGACTACCTTTGGTGAAAAGACACTTCCTTTCTCCCTTAAAACCTTAGCTACTGTTAAAGGTGCTGAAGTGGAACTTCAGTCTTGGTTGGTGATGTCTTCAGGGTTTGTGACCAATCAGGATCAATTTGCGGCAATACCTTGTGAAAATGTGATGATTCGGTATCCAGTGCCGACGGATTGGGTGAAGAACTTTCGACGAGAAGGTGTCTTGCGAGAGAAATCTCTGAAAGCCAGAGTGAATAGGAGTGCCAGCTTTGGTAGTACAAGTGTGTCTGGCTCGGAGCCTGTAATGAGAGTAACATTGGGAAGTGCCAAATATGAACATGCCTTTAAGGCTATTGTATGGAGAATCAACAGGCTCCCAGATAAAAATTCAG CTTCAGGCCATCCACATTCTTTTTACTGCCACCTTGAACTAGGATCTGACCGGGAAGTGCCTGTTAGTTTTGTCCACTATGTGGATGTGGAATTCGACATGCCGAGTGCTTCAGCGTCCAAAGCAGCAGTTAGATCAATTGCAGTGGGAAATAAGAGTGATGTGAGAAAATGGGTTGTTTACAAAGCTCACTACGGTTATCAG GTGGAAATGGAACAGAAAAAAGTTCGGGCTCCAAATGTGGATAGTATGGAAACTGATCATCCAGACCAGTGCATCCAGCAGTGA